From a single Collimonas pratensis genomic region:
- the rpmF gene encoding 50S ribosomal protein L32: MAVQQNKKTPSKRGMHRAHDFLVAPPLAIEPTTGETHLRHHISPNGFYRGRKVLKTKNDE, from the coding sequence ATGGCAGTTCAACAAAATAAGAAGACCCCATCCAAGCGCGGCATGCACCGTGCCCACGATTTTCTGGTTGCACCTCCGCTGGCTATCGAGCCAACGACTGGTGAAACACATCTGCGCCACCACATCAGCCCGAACGGCTTCTACCGTGGCCGTAAAGTGTTGAAGACCAAGAACGACGAGTAA
- the plsX gene encoding phosphate acyltransferase PlsX, with the protein MTIKISIDCMGGDHGPSVTVPAAVSFANRQPEAELVLVGLEDEIRAQLKKHKAGAHPRLSVVHASEVVTMDDSIETALRRKKDSSMRVALQLVKDQQVQACVSAGNTGALMAVSRYLLKTLHGVDRPAICTLLPNQKDGPTYMLDLGANVDCEPQHLHQFALMGSALVSAMEGKPRPTVGLLNVGEEDIKGNEVVKQTAELLRADHEKGILNFYGNVEGNDIFEGTTDIVVCDGFVGNVTLKASEGLGRFVKTVLTTEFKSGVLNMLGAVIARGAIKAISRRLNPSRYNGASLLGLRGLVFKSHGGADAYGYEWAIQRAFDAAKYDVLSRIATTIAELMPQADAAPKSADAGTGEAGEIVNTESTQQKTA; encoded by the coding sequence ATGACAATTAAAATTTCTATTGACTGCATGGGTGGCGATCACGGCCCGTCGGTTACCGTACCTGCTGCAGTTTCGTTCGCCAATCGCCAGCCAGAAGCTGAATTGGTACTGGTTGGGCTTGAGGATGAAATCCGCGCCCAGCTGAAGAAACACAAGGCCGGCGCGCATCCGCGCTTGTCGGTAGTGCATGCCTCCGAAGTGGTGACGATGGATGACTCCATCGAAACTGCCTTGCGCCGGAAAAAAGACTCCTCGATGCGCGTCGCCCTGCAACTGGTCAAGGACCAGCAGGTGCAGGCCTGCGTCTCAGCCGGCAACACCGGCGCCCTGATGGCGGTTTCCCGCTATCTGCTAAAGACCTTGCACGGCGTTGACCGCCCGGCAATCTGCACGCTGCTCCCCAACCAGAAAGATGGCCCGACCTATATGCTCGATCTGGGCGCCAACGTCGATTGCGAACCGCAGCACTTGCACCAGTTCGCCTTGATGGGATCTGCCCTGGTGTCGGCCATGGAAGGCAAGCCACGGCCGACGGTCGGCCTGCTGAATGTCGGCGAGGAAGATATCAAGGGCAACGAAGTGGTCAAGCAGACCGCCGAACTGCTACGCGCGGATCATGAAAAAGGCATCCTGAATTTCTACGGCAATGTCGAGGGCAACGATATTTTCGAAGGCACTACCGATATCGTCGTCTGCGACGGCTTCGTCGGCAACGTCACGCTCAAGGCCTCGGAAGGCCTGGGGCGTTTCGTCAAGACCGTCCTCACCACCGAATTCAAGAGTGGCGTGCTCAACATGTTGGGCGCCGTGATTGCGCGCGGCGCCATCAAGGCCATCTCGCGCCGGCTCAATCCTTCGCGCTATAACGGCGCCAGCCTGCTTGGTTTGCGCGGGCTGGTTTTCAAGAGCCACGGCGGCGCCGACGCTTATGGCTACGAGTGGGCCATACAGCGTGCATTCGACGCAGCCAAATATGATGTATTGTCTCGTATTGCGACCACGATTGCGGAGCTGATGCCGCAAGCCGATGCTGCACCCAAGAGCGCCGATGCCGGCACGGGTGAGGCCGGTGAAATCGTCAATACTGAATCAACCCAACAAAAGACAGCATGA
- a CDS encoding beta-ketoacyl-ACP synthase III, with protein MTTYSKIVGTGSYLPPKRVSNQELTAQLAEKGIETSHEWIFSRSGIAARHYAEADVQSSDLAVAAAKQALEMARMQAEDIDLIIVATSTPDHFGGFPSTACVVQQKLGITGGGAAFDVQAVCSGFVYAVSIADAFIKSGAHKNVLVIGTEVFSRILNFEDRTTCVLFGDGAGAVVMTASAEPGILATKLHADGRYKDILCVPGKVSSGVVEGSAFLYMDGQAVFKLAVSVLEKVANEALQIAGMQASEIDWLIPHQANIRIMQSTARKLGLDNERMVVTVDQHGNTSAASIPLALDKAVRDGRVKPGQNVMMEGVGGGFTWGAILARM; from the coding sequence ATGACTACATATAGCAAAATTGTCGGTACCGGCAGCTATTTGCCACCGAAGCGGGTAAGCAACCAGGAACTCACGGCGCAGCTCGCCGAGAAGGGGATAGAGACATCCCACGAATGGATTTTTTCGCGCAGCGGCATCGCCGCGCGCCACTATGCTGAAGCCGATGTGCAGTCGAGCGACCTCGCGGTCGCCGCCGCCAAGCAGGCGCTGGAGATGGCGCGCATGCAGGCTGAGGACATCGACCTGATCATCGTCGCCACTTCGACCCCGGATCATTTCGGCGGCTTTCCCAGCACTGCTTGCGTGGTCCAGCAAAAGCTCGGCATCACCGGCGGTGGGGCGGCATTTGACGTGCAGGCGGTGTGCAGCGGTTTCGTTTATGCAGTGTCGATTGCGGACGCCTTCATCAAGTCCGGCGCGCACAAGAATGTGCTGGTGATCGGTACTGAAGTTTTTTCGCGCATCCTGAATTTTGAAGACCGCACCACTTGCGTGCTGTTCGGCGATGGCGCCGGCGCCGTGGTGATGACGGCTTCGGCCGAACCTGGCATCCTGGCCACCAAGCTGCATGCCGACGGCCGCTACAAGGATATCCTGTGCGTACCGGGTAAGGTCAGCTCCGGCGTGGTCGAGGGCAGCGCTTTCCTGTACATGGACGGCCAGGCGGTGTTCAAGCTGGCGGTGTCGGTGCTGGAAAAGGTCGCCAACGAAGCACTGCAGATCGCCGGCATGCAAGCCTCCGAGATCGACTGGCTGATTCCGCACCAGGCCAATATCCGCATCATGCAGAGCACCGCGCGCAAGCTGGGCCTGGATAACGAACGCATGGTGGTGACGGTAGACCAGCACGGCAATACCTCGGCCGCATCGATTCCGCTGGCGCTCGACAAGGCAGTGCGCGACGGTCGCGTCAAGCCTGGCCAGAACGTCATGATGGAAGGTGTCGGCGGCGGTTTTACCTGGGGCGCCATCTTGGCGCGCATGTAA
- the fabD gene encoding ACP S-malonyltransferase produces MNKFAFVFPGQGSQAVGMLNGFADNPVVKDTVAEASEALQFDLGKLIAEGPKEELDLTTNTQPVMLTAAVACYRAWLAAGGKAPALVAGHSLGEYSALVAAGVIAFKDAVPLVRFRAQAMQQAVPVGQGGMAVILGLADDDVRAVCLAAAQGEVVEAVNFNAPAQVVIAGHKGAIERACVIAKEKGAKRALPLPVSAPFHSSLLKPASDRLREYMQDLVFAAPQIALINNVDVAIVSDPQAIKDALVRQAASPVRWVETVQKIAAEGVTHVIECGPGKVLAGLTKRINDSLIGDVIVDQASLDKMLETFK; encoded by the coding sequence ATGAATAAATTCGCATTCGTTTTCCCGGGCCAGGGTTCGCAGGCCGTCGGCATGTTGAACGGTTTTGCCGATAACCCGGTAGTGAAAGACACGGTGGCGGAAGCTTCCGAGGCGCTGCAGTTCGATCTCGGTAAGTTGATTGCCGAAGGGCCGAAGGAAGAGCTGGACCTGACTACCAACACCCAGCCGGTGATGCTGACAGCAGCGGTAGCTTGCTACCGCGCCTGGCTGGCGGCTGGCGGCAAGGCGCCGGCGCTGGTGGCCGGCCATAGCCTGGGCGAGTATTCCGCGCTGGTGGCGGCCGGCGTGATTGCGTTCAAGGATGCCGTGCCGCTGGTGCGTTTCCGTGCGCAAGCCATGCAGCAGGCGGTGCCGGTCGGGCAGGGCGGCATGGCCGTGATTTTGGGCCTGGCTGATGACGACGTGCGCGCGGTCTGCCTGGCTGCGGCGCAGGGCGAAGTGGTCGAGGCGGTGAACTTCAATGCGCCGGCGCAGGTAGTGATCGCCGGCCATAAAGGTGCAATCGAGCGCGCCTGCGTCATTGCGAAAGAAAAAGGTGCAAAACGCGCCTTGCCATTGCCGGTTTCGGCCCCATTTCATTCCTCGCTGTTGAAGCCGGCTTCGGACCGTTTGCGTGAATACATGCAAGACCTGGTCTTTGCGGCGCCGCAGATCGCCTTGATCAATAATGTCGATGTTGCCATCGTCAGCGATCCGCAAGCCATCAAGGATGCGCTGGTGCGCCAGGCCGCAAGCCCGGTGCGTTGGGTGGAAACGGTGCAGAAGATTGCTGCCGAAGGGGTCACGCATGTGATTGAATGCGGTCCGGGCAAGGTTCTTGCTGGCTTGACCAAGCGGATTAATGACAGCTTGATCGGCGATGTCATCGTCGACCAGGCGTCGCTGGATAAAATGTTGGAGACATTCAAGTGA
- the fabG gene encoding 3-oxoacyl-ACP reductase FabG, with product MTLPNTDIQDLAGQVALVTGASRGIGRAIVLALLKRGAKVIGTATSEAGAAAITEYMQAAHAGNGRGIMLNVNDVAGCAAAVELTQKEFGGLSILVNNAGVTQDQLAMRMKDEEWDAVIATNLTAVGRLSRAVLRGMIKAKHGRIINITSVVGSAGNPGQMNYAAAKAGVAGMSRALAREIGSRNITVNCVAPGFIDTDMTKELGEQQTAALLQQIPLGRLGAAEDIAAAVAFLASPQAGYITGTTLHVNGGMYMS from the coding sequence GTGACTTTACCAAATACAGACATACAAGACCTGGCAGGCCAGGTCGCTCTGGTGACCGGCGCTTCGCGCGGCATCGGCCGCGCCATTGTACTCGCACTGCTCAAGCGCGGCGCCAAGGTGATCGGCACTGCGACTTCGGAGGCCGGCGCCGCCGCCATCACGGAATACATGCAGGCTGCCCATGCCGGCAACGGCCGCGGCATCATGCTCAACGTTAACGATGTTGCCGGCTGTGCCGCAGCGGTAGAGCTGACCCAAAAAGAATTCGGCGGCTTGTCGATTCTTGTCAATAATGCAGGTGTTACCCAGGATCAACTGGCGATGCGCATGAAAGACGAAGAATGGGACGCCGTGATCGCTACCAACCTGACCGCGGTCGGCCGTTTGTCGCGCGCCGTCTTGCGTGGCATGATAAAGGCCAAGCATGGCCGTATCATCAATATTACATCGGTAGTCGGTTCGGCCGGCAATCCAGGCCAGATGAACTATGCTGCAGCCAAGGCTGGCGTCGCCGGCATGAGCCGTGCGCTGGCGCGCGAGATCGGCAGCCGCAATATCACTGTGAATTGCGTCGCACCGGGCTTTATCGATACCGACATGACCAAGGAACTGGGCGAGCAGCAAACCGCTGCTCTGCTGCAGCAGATCCCGCTGGGGCGCCTGGGCGCCGCAGAGGACATCGCCGCGGCTGTGGCTTTCCTGGCATCGCCGCAAGCCGGCTACATCACGGGCACTACCCTGCACGTGAATGGCGGCATGTACATGAGCTAA
- the acpP gene encoding acyl carrier protein: protein MSDIEQRVKKIVAEQLGVAEADIKIESSFVNDLGADSLDTVELVMALEDEFEMEIPDEQAEKITTVQQAIDYAKAHVKAA, encoded by the coding sequence ATGTCCGATATCGAACAACGCGTTAAAAAAATCGTCGCTGAGCAACTGGGCGTCGCAGAAGCTGACATCAAGATCGAGTCGTCGTTTGTCAACGATCTGGGTGCTGATTCGCTCGACACCGTTGAATTGGTGATGGCGCTGGAAGATGAGTTCGAAATGGAAATCCCTGACGAACAAGCTGAAAAGATCACTACAGTGCAACAGGCAATTGATTACGCTAAGGCCCACGTCAAGGCAGCCTAA
- the fabF gene encoding beta-ketoacyl-ACP synthase II produces the protein MSRTRERRVVITGLGCISPVGNTIADAWSAIISGKSGIATITKFDATAFSTRFAGEVKGFNIEDYIPAKEARHMDTFIHYGMAAGMQAMQDSGLEVTETNAERIGVIIGSGIGGLPLIEETHAELTNRGPRRISPFFIPASIINMISGNLSIKYGLKGPNLAIVTACTTGLHCIGAAGRMIQYGDADVMIAGGAESSVSPLGVGGFASARALSARNDDPATASRPWDKDRDGFVLGEGAGVLVLEEYEHAKARGAKIYAELLGFGMSGDAYHMTAPSLDGPRRCVGNALRDAGVNADQVQYLNAHGTSTPLGDKNETDAIKAAFGDHAYKLVVNSTKSMTGHLLGGAGGLESVFTVLALHNQISPPTTNIFNQDPECDLDYCANTARDMKIDIAVKNSFGFGGTNGTLVFGKI, from the coding sequence TTGAGCCGCACACGTGAACGCCGCGTTGTGATAACCGGCCTGGGTTGCATTTCACCGGTCGGCAATACTATTGCCGATGCGTGGAGTGCGATTATCTCAGGCAAATCGGGTATCGCAACCATCACCAAGTTTGACGCCACTGCCTTTTCCACGCGCTTTGCGGGGGAAGTCAAAGGCTTCAATATCGAAGATTACATTCCGGCCAAAGAAGCCCGGCATATGGATACGTTTATCCACTATGGCATGGCGGCGGGAATGCAGGCGATGCAAGACAGTGGCCTGGAAGTAACTGAAACTAATGCTGAGCGGATAGGCGTCATCATCGGCTCCGGCATTGGTGGCTTGCCTTTGATCGAAGAAACACACGCCGAACTGACTAACCGCGGCCCGCGCCGCATCAGTCCGTTCTTCATCCCGGCATCGATCATCAACATGATTTCCGGCAACCTGTCGATCAAATACGGTCTGAAGGGACCGAATCTGGCGATAGTCACTGCCTGTACCACAGGCCTGCATTGCATTGGTGCAGCCGGCCGCATGATTCAGTACGGCGACGCCGACGTGATGATTGCCGGTGGTGCAGAATCCAGCGTATCGCCGCTGGGCGTTGGCGGCTTTGCCTCGGCGCGTGCCTTGTCGGCGCGTAACGACGATCCTGCCACTGCTTCGCGTCCCTGGGATAAGGACCGTGACGGTTTCGTATTGGGCGAGGGCGCCGGCGTGCTGGTGCTCGAAGAATACGAACACGCCAAGGCGCGCGGCGCCAAGATCTACGCGGAACTGCTCGGCTTCGGCATGAGCGGCGATGCCTATCACATGACGGCGCCAAGCCTGGACGGCCCACGTCGCTGTGTCGGCAATGCCTTGCGCGACGCCGGCGTCAATGCCGATCAGGTGCAGTACCTGAATGCGCACGGGACCTCGACGCCGCTGGGCGACAAGAATGAAACCGATGCCATCAAGGCGGCTTTCGGCGATCACGCCTACAAGCTGGTGGTGAACTCCACCAAGTCGATGACCGGGCATTTGCTGGGCGGCGCCGGCGGCCTGGAGTCGGTATTTACGGTACTGGCCCTGCATAACCAGATCTCACCGCCGACCACCAATATCTTCAATCAGGATCCTGAATGCGATCTTGATTACTGCGCCAACACAGCGCGGGACATGAAGATCGACATTGCTGTCAAAAACTCATTCGGCTTTGGCGGCACGAATGGCACCCTGGTTTTTGGCAAAATCTAA
- a CDS encoding protein YgfX has product MSIALSTVVKPSRLLLALVAMQCTLAGLVGALVAGGVVGTLLLPARVVLATLCLAAAIYGMLRYYRERSTIQVEIGADGQIRLADIAAQNGKQILRPMLAPAQLLESTTIWSNLLLLRLRLASGSVRTIAILPDCVSKDTFRVLSVACRWIAAHRSSTHKTGIAGLANE; this is encoded by the coding sequence ATGTCGATCGCACTCTCCACGGTTGTCAAACCGTCCAGATTATTGCTGGCGCTGGTGGCGATGCAATGCACCCTGGCTGGCCTGGTCGGCGCTCTGGTCGCCGGCGGCGTTGTAGGCACTCTGCTATTGCCGGCACGTGTCGTTCTAGCCACACTATGCCTTGCGGCAGCTATTTACGGCATGCTGCGCTACTATCGAGAGCGCAGCACAATTCAAGTCGAGATCGGCGCCGACGGCCAGATCAGGCTGGCTGATATTGCTGCTCAAAATGGAAAACAAATCTTAAGACCGATGCTGGCGCCGGCGCAACTGCTTGAAAGCACCACCATCTGGTCAAATTTACTGTTGCTGCGCCTCCGATTGGCTAGCGGCTCGGTCCGAACAATCGCTATACTGCCTGATTGTGTTTCTAAGGATACTTTTAGAGTTTTGTCCGTGGCTTGCCGCTGGATTGCAGCACACCGCAGCAGCACGCACAAAACCGGGATCGCCGGCTTGGCTAATGAATAA
- the rpoE gene encoding RNA polymerase sigma factor RpoE encodes MTTEREIDQLLVERVQRGDKKAFELLVLKYQRKLMRLVSRLVRDQAEAEDVVQEAFIKAYRALPQFRGDSAFYTWLYRIGINTAKNYLVTQGRRAPTSTEANSEEAETFDDGEQLRDINTPESLLATKQIAQTVNTAMEALPAELRTAITLREIEGLSYDEIAEAMGCPIGTVRSRIFRAREAIADKLRPLLGTAIDKRW; translated from the coding sequence TTGACGACAGAACGCGAAATTGATCAACTGCTTGTCGAGCGCGTACAGCGCGGCGATAAGAAGGCGTTCGAGCTGCTGGTTCTCAAATACCAGCGAAAGCTAATGCGTCTTGTTTCGCGTCTGGTACGCGATCAGGCAGAAGCCGAGGATGTTGTGCAGGAAGCCTTTATCAAGGCCTACCGGGCGCTGCCTCAGTTCCGGGGCGACTCGGCCTTTTACACCTGGCTGTATCGGATTGGCATTAATACTGCTAAGAATTATTTGGTGACCCAGGGACGCAGGGCGCCGACCTCGACTGAGGCAAATTCAGAAGAAGCAGAAACTTTTGACGACGGCGAGCAACTAAGGGATATAAACACTCCTGAATCTTTGCTGGCCACCAAGCAGATAGCACAAACCGTGAATACTGCAATGGAGGCTTTGCCGGCAGAGTTGCGTACGGCAATCACCTTGCGCGAGATCGAGGGTTTGAGTTATGACGAAATTGCTGAGGCAATGGGGTGTCCCATAGGTACAGTACGCAGTCGGATATTTAGGGCACGGGAAGCTATCGCAGATAAGTTGAGGCCATTGCTGGGTACGGCCATCGACAAACGTTGGTAA
- a CDS encoding sigma-E factor negative regulatory protein, whose product MNTKDMTQEQISALADGELSSAYIDMALAALRQAESRDTWDVYHQIGDILRSDDMALNMSSDFSARMAARLDAEPTIIAAPLAVTAQPSEQIAVGGGQPVHISVAGGRRSIKRFALPGMAAAAVAAAAFIISPQLAVVSAPASAPAAVATPQLALASNAGDVRVMTHAGEVLRDSRMDEYLSAHQRFSPSLYSAAQYARPAKFAPDADN is encoded by the coding sequence ATGAATACCAAAGATATGACCCAAGAGCAGATTTCTGCCTTGGCTGATGGGGAGTTATCCAGCGCCTATATTGACATGGCGCTGGCGGCCTTGCGTCAAGCGGAAAGCCGCGATACATGGGATGTCTATCACCAGATAGGCGATATCCTGCGTTCGGACGATATGGCGCTGAACATGAGCTCGGATTTTTCCGCGCGCATGGCGGCCCGGCTGGATGCCGAACCGACGATCATTGCTGCGCCGCTGGCCGTCACCGCGCAGCCATCCGAGCAGATTGCTGTCGGTGGCGGCCAGCCTGTACATATCAGCGTGGCGGGCGGCCGGCGCAGCATCAAGCGCTTTGCCCTGCCAGGCATGGCGGCGGCGGCAGTCGCGGCGGCGGCGTTCATCATTTCGCCGCAGCTGGCTGTTGTCAGCGCCCCTGCATCTGCACCCGCTGCGGTGGCAACCCCGCAACTGGCCTTGGCGTCCAATGCTGGCGACGTTCGTGTCATGACGCATGCCGGAGAAGTGTTGCGTGATTCGCGGATGGATGAATATCTGTCAGCGCATCAACGTTTCTCTCCTTCCCTTTACAGCGCTGCGCAGTATGCACGGCCAGCCAAATTTGCACCTGATGCTGATAACTAA
- a CDS encoding MucB/RseB C-terminal domain-containing protein, protein MHLMLITNMRQARVLPGVLLGVLLSMIVFSAQAQGTDAGNGADKQEAQALLRKIQSAAQKLNYSGTFIYQQANQIRTSRITHVLEGRNEIEKLEILDGQPREYIRRNEDVTGYLPETKTKIVEKRVTQDGFPAILGALPSDLNEYYNIKMGETGRVAGFDCQAVLLEPKDNMRYGYKLWAEKNSSLLLRVQTLNGKNEIIEQISFTQIGIGNVDRRSLRPSFGNTNTWHTESNVINPATLNEWNVSGMPPGFKKVRELKRLVIEGPPAKSGASVPPAARREVSQLIFSDGLVAISIFIEPGSQSRTEGSLQQGALSIVGKRQGDYWLTIVGDVPPAAMKQVANSIELKNK, encoded by the coding sequence TTGCACCTGATGCTGATAACTAATATGCGGCAGGCGCGAGTTTTGCCGGGAGTATTGCTGGGAGTATTGCTGTCGATGATCGTGTTTTCCGCCCAGGCGCAAGGCACGGATGCCGGAAATGGCGCGGACAAGCAGGAAGCGCAAGCCTTGCTGAGGAAGATTCAGTCGGCGGCGCAAAAGCTGAACTATTCCGGCACCTTCATCTATCAGCAGGCGAACCAGATACGCACTTCACGTATTACGCATGTGCTCGAAGGCCGCAATGAAATAGAGAAACTGGAAATCCTCGACGGTCAGCCGCGCGAGTATATCCGGCGCAATGAAGATGTCACCGGCTACCTGCCGGAGACGAAAACCAAGATCGTCGAAAAGCGCGTCACCCAGGATGGTTTTCCTGCCATCCTGGGGGCGTTGCCTTCTGATTTGAACGAATACTACAATATCAAGATGGGCGAGACCGGGCGCGTCGCGGGTTTCGATTGCCAGGCGGTGCTGCTGGAGCCGAAAGACAATATGCGCTACGGCTACAAGCTGTGGGCGGAGAAGAACTCCTCTCTGCTGCTGCGCGTGCAGACCCTGAATGGCAAGAATGAAATCATCGAACAGATTTCATTCACCCAGATTGGCATAGGCAACGTCGATCGCCGTAGCCTGCGGCCGAGTTTTGGCAACACCAATACCTGGCATACGGAAAGCAATGTCATCAATCCGGCCACGCTGAACGAGTGGAACGTCAGTGGCATGCCGCCCGGTTTCAAGAAGGTGCGCGAGCTGAAGCGCCTGGTGATTGAAGGCCCGCCGGCCAAGAGCGGCGCCAGCGTGCCGCCGGCAGCGCGGCGCGAAGTATCGCAATTGATTTTTTCGGACGGACTGGTGGCGATTTCGATATTCATCGAACCGGGCAGCCAAAGCCGTACCGAGGGCTCCTTGCAACAGGGCGCGCTGAGCATCGTCGGCAAGCGGCAAGGGGATTACTGGTTGACGATTGTTGGTGACGTGCCGCCAGCAGCGATGAAGCAGGTGGCGAATTCGATTGAACTCAAAAACAAATAA
- a CDS encoding DegQ family serine endoprotease: protein MAVSATAAFFVPAMVGIAPQAIAAPVSGLPDFTDIVEKTGPAVVNIRTTEKIKAGQGDSGDPSDDEMQEFFRRFFGVPVPNMPRPQVPGQRGRKVDPKAQEEVPRGVGSGFVISADGYVMTNAHVIDGASEVYVTLTDKREFKAKVIGADTRSDVALLKIDGANLPRLTMGDSDKIKAGEWVLAIGSPFGLENTVTAGIISAKARDTGDYLPLIQTDVAVNPGNSGGPLINMRGEVVGINSQIYSRSGGFMGISFAVPIDEAMRVSDQLKASGKVTRGRIGVQIGEVTKDVAESLGLPKAEGALVARVEADGPAAKAGLQAGDIILKFNGTAIEKANDLPRLVGNTKPGARGTISVWRKGASRDFPIVITELAADKVATDDDAKPKKEQQTANALGLIVSDLSEAKKKELGVDGGVLVESAEGSAAKVGLRAGDVVQRLNNTDIKDAKQFNALVAKLEPKKMAVLLVRRGESSQFVPLRPNN from the coding sequence ATGGCAGTCAGTGCGACTGCCGCTTTTTTTGTTCCAGCCATGGTCGGCATCGCCCCCCAGGCAATTGCTGCCCCAGTCTCCGGCCTGCCGGACTTTACCGACATCGTTGAAAAGACCGGCCCGGCAGTAGTCAATATCCGCACTACCGAAAAAATCAAGGCCGGCCAGGGTGATTCGGGCGACCCGAGCGACGACGAGATGCAAGAGTTCTTCCGTCGCTTCTTTGGCGTCCCCGTGCCCAACATGCCGCGTCCGCAGGTTCCTGGCCAGCGTGGCCGCAAGGTTGATCCGAAGGCGCAGGAAGAAGTGCCGCGCGGCGTCGGTTCCGGTTTCGTGATCTCAGCCGACGGCTATGTGATGACGAATGCCCACGTGATCGACGGCGCCAGCGAAGTGTATGTCACGCTGACCGACAAGCGTGAGTTCAAGGCCAAGGTCATCGGCGCGGATACCCGCAGCGACGTCGCCTTGCTGAAAATTGATGGCGCCAATCTGCCGCGCCTGACCATGGGCGATTCCGACAAGATCAAGGCCGGCGAATGGGTGCTGGCGATCGGTTCGCCATTCGGCCTGGAAAACACCGTGACCGCCGGCATCATTTCCGCCAAGGCGCGCGATACCGGCGACTACCTGCCGCTGATCCAGACCGACGTGGCCGTCAATCCCGGTAATTCCGGCGGTCCGCTGATCAATATGCGCGGCGAAGTGGTCGGCATCAATTCGCAGATCTATAGCCGTTCCGGCGGCTTCATGGGGATTTCGTTTGCCGTGCCTATCGATGAAGCGATGCGCGTCTCCGATCAGCTGAAAGCCTCGGGCAAGGTGACCCGCGGCCGCATCGGCGTGCAGATCGGCGAAGTCACCAAGGATGTGGCTGAATCGCTGGGTCTGCCCAAGGCGGAAGGCGCGCTGGTGGCGCGTGTGGAAGCGGATGGTCCGGCCGCCAAAGCTGGCTTGCAGGCGGGCGACATCATCTTGAAATTCAATGGCACGGCGATCGAAAAAGCCAATGACCTGCCGCGCCTGGTCGGCAATACCAAGCCCGGTGCGCGCGGCACCATCAGCGTCTGGCGCAAGGGCGCCAGTCGCGACTTCCCGATCGTGATCACGGAACTGGCCGCCGACAAGGTTGCCACGGACGATGACGCCAAACCGAAGAAAGAGCAGCAGACTGCCAATGCGCTCGGCCTGATCGTCAGCGATCTGAGCGAGGCCAAGAAGAAAGAGCTGGGCGTCGATGGCGGTGTTCTGGTTGAATCGGCGGAAGGCAGCGCGGCCAAGGTCGGCTTGCGTGCCGGCGATGTAGTGCAGCGCCTGAACAACACCGATATCAAGGACGCCAAGCAGTTCAACGCCCTGGTCGCCAAGCTGGAACCGAAGAAAATGGCGGTGCTGCTGGTGCGCCGCGGCGAGTCGTCGCAATTCGTGCCGCTGCGTCCGAATAACTGA
- a CDS encoding glutaredoxin family protein: protein MLYSRSYCHLCEDMLQALLALRPAHEDEAGWFSVEVIDVDADPGLVTRYDELVPVLVGSKDGAEALQLCHYFLDVEAVNRFLSA, encoded by the coding sequence ATGTTGTATAGCCGTTCTTACTGCCACCTGTGTGAGGACATGCTGCAAGCGCTGCTGGCTTTGCGGCCTGCACACGAGGATGAAGCCGGCTGGTTTAGCGTCGAGGTGATCGATGTCGATGCCGATCCCGGGCTGGTGACGCGATATGATGAGCTGGTGCCGGTCCTGGTGGGCAGCAAAGATGGCGCGGAGGCGCTGCAGCTTTGCCACTATTTCCTGGACGTTGAGGCGGTAAACCGCTTTTTGAGCGCATAG